One Aegilops tauschii subsp. strangulata cultivar AL8/78 chromosome 2, Aet v6.0, whole genome shotgun sequence genomic window, CGTAGCTTGATGGTTCAAAGGTTGTCTCGATGGATATGTCGTCACAAAAGTTTCCGTCTCCCTCATCAACCTCTAAAGCTTTCTTCAATAGTGAAAGTTGGAAGATTGGGTTCTTCTGGCTTGCTTTGCTGTCACCACCTTCCAAGTTCTGATGTGCTCCTGCCAATGTTCTCTGGAAGGACGGAATTGCAGCGTCATCATTACCACAGCACACCTCagaagtaccattcctaaaagcATTCCGTGCCGCCAGAAACTCTGCCAATGGTAAGGAAGGTCTGTTTTCATCCACTTGAGCTGTCTCACCAACAGATTGAAATATGGTAGGAGGTTTTGCCTGAGTTCCGCCATCAACAGACCCGAAGTGTGTAGCAAGCTGAGAAGGATTATCCACAGGTTCAGTGCTTGTGACAAGCGGAATCATGTCCGAATTAGGACCATTGTTCTGTACATTTACCTGAGTGTAATCATCTATAGATCCTGTAGGAGACTGTGAAGGAACAACCAACAGTTCAGTGCTAGCACATGCCTTCTTGTCCGGATTCATATCAATATTCTGTCCATTTACCTCAACACTGCTAACCAAGTTTGCCTTAGATACAGAAATGAGTGGAGCCGCATCAACCTCCTGAAAAGATATCAAGGTACTAATCTTCTTTGTGTCACCAAAGATGCCATGAAAGTCATCTTTAGTGGATGTGTCATGAAGATGTCCATGAGAAGGGAAGGAACTAGAGGAATCATCAGTATTTCCACAACTTACATTACTGCCAGTGCAAGCAACAGACTTTGAAGGTGATGTTCCTTTGGTGGAAGTGAGAAATGCCTCCAAGGCAGACGCTAATGCGCCATCGACAGATACAGGAGTTTTGCCTTTGAAGCTGTTGTCAGTGCTTTTGCTCAGAGTATCATTAGAATTTGTACGACCATCATCAACATTGTCAGCTTCTGCTTGTTTATCTTCCTCCACTTCATCCTCTTCATCATTTAGGAATTCAGGAACCTTGATAACTAGACCTGGGGAAGTCTTGCGTTCTCTCTCAAAAGGTAAAGGCCCACCATGAAGCTTCTCACATATAAACCCAGGTTCACAGATGAAATCAGGAGCCTTAAGGACCCTTGGCACAACATTAGGTCCATGTAAATTAACTGTATTCTCATCAGCCACATCACAATTAGAGTAATCTTCTGAAGAAAATTCCGGTGCCCTCATAAGCAAGCCTGGCTGCCTGTTCATCACAGAGGCAGAAGTTCCAGAATTCCCACCATTATGTTCCTGTTGCTGCGAGTTAATTGTATCAGGAAAAACATTTGGTGCTGACATTCTTGCAGAAGAACTTCGTAGAGACTGAATCTCCACAGAGAATGAATCAAACTGCTGCTCCAGTCGCTGAAGCCTTGCCTCAATGCTACTGAGGGGCCTCATCATTTTCTCCTCAAACCTAGAGCAACATAACTCCACCTTCTCCACCTTAGAGATCAGAGTATCCAGCATTCTCTCAATGTGATTGTGTGGAGTAACATTTTCATTCATAATAGGACTAGCCTCCGGGTACAGATTTGATACTGTCTTATCCTTCGCCAATGTCACTTGTACATTTTCTGTTGTTTTTACAGGCAATGGAAGAGGCTTGGGATCATTTAACGGGAACTCATGTTGGTTGCCATCATCATCACATATCGTACCACTCTGCGCAGGTGGTAGTCTGCTCTGCACTCCAGCTGGCCTAAATTTGGAATCATTTGTACCATAGAGCCCTGCTTCTTTCGCTATGTTTCCACATGGGATGCTATCTTTCAACGCGCAGCCTTCAGGAAGTTGGGCTTTCAAGCCCTCAGCAAAATATTTGTCATCTATTTTGCAGTCCCTAGATTTGGAAATTTGCATAAGGCCAGGAACAAGCATAGCCAACAAAGAACTACCTCCCATGTTTCCAGGACCTGCTACTGAATCATCACTGCTGGATTC contains:
- the LOC109750912 gene encoding uncharacterized protein, producing the protein MGTPGSGGPGRPWTATSTWAPAGGAAVEDAVSFETTADDAETSPAAVVLARPPSDGSEDPTPCEVTISFTGKYEIHRVYVRSTARTYEIYYSTDLKDASKEYLCTVRCGIAAQEPQPPGEECVSQASSNAATGEKHEQEAKSVTSSSDEDSWVEVKIPESPLGNYTPESQEERNAIGICQKNTLAHYEATAEITDANPCVSLTVRLLSLQSKTSVHIEEIYIFADLVESSSDDSVAGPGNMGGSSLLAMLVPGLMQISKSRDCKIDDKYFAEGLKAQLPEGCALKDSIPCGNIAKEAGLYGTNDSKFRPAGVQSRLPPAQSGTICDDDGNQHEFPLNDPKPLPLPVKTTENVQVTLAKDKTVSNLYPEASPIMNENVTPHNHIERMLDTLISKVEKVELCCSRFEEKMMRPLSSIEARLQRLEQQFDSFSVEIQSLRSSSARMSAPNVFPDTINSQQQEHNGGNSGTSASVMNRQPGLLMRAPEFSSEDYSNCDVADENTVNLHGPNVVPRVLKAPDFICEPGFICEKLHGGPLPFERERKTSPGLVIKVPEFLNDEEDEVEEDKQAEADNVDDGRTNSNDTLSKSTDNSFKGKTPVSVDGALASALEAFLTSTKGTSPSKSVACTGSNVSCGNTDDSSSSFPSHGHLHDTSTKDDFHGIFGDTKKISTLISFQEVDAAPLISVSKANLVSSVEVNGQNIDMNPDKKACASTELLVVPSQSPTGSIDDYTQVNVQNNGPNSDMIPLVTSTEPVDNPSQLATHFGSVDGGTQAKPPTIFQSVGETAQVDENRPSLPLAEFLAARNAFRNGTSEVCCGNDDAAIPSFQRTLAGAHQNLEGGDSKASQKNPIFQLSLLKKALEVDEGDGNFCDDISIETTFEPSSYATPANGANRHSTNAMETLSDEDGVLENTKGSIMPSGGHSTNAMETLSDEDGVLENTKGSIRLSGGMDSVFCGSLYSSPSESFRKPEVEHSLSDLSGTEPSDGDSSREATGSGNAATGNHVEELFAGNGARPDVSPTVGSQENDILGMAFVSKRTSTSSPSLDLLAESSDSESQISSVEDSDNDAAGLGSDHLFTAFPSSDDDAFAMDGPLFDVVDAPAPSEVNACASNKPLLDVVDLTNPSETYTASVNEPFADVVDLPEPSSLYASAADELFASVDNLPKTSETFVGGSSGEHPDSLI